The window GGCGCTGCGGCGCGAGTCGACGAAGTCGCGGGCGAACGCCCGGGCCTCGCCGAGGTCCTGCTGCCGGTAGTAGCGGGCCTCGTCCTTGGGCACGCCCTTGATCGCGGAACTCGCGGTGCCCCTGCCGCGTTGGCGGTCAAGACGGTCCCGGTAGGCCTGGTAGGCCTCCTTGCGCGTCTCGGGCGCCTTGAGCGGTCGGCGGGGGTTGGGCTCGGATTCCCTGCGCTTTGGGGTGGGAACACCCTTCTTGGGCGTGTATCCCTTAGGTTGGGTGGACTCAGTGGCCTCAGGGCTGGCGGATTCGGCGGAGGCCGGATCCGTGGCTGCGGAAGCGGAGCGACGTCGGAACACACCCACAGGGTAGCCGGTCATAGCTTTATGGCGACCGCGGGCCAGAGCGCGTAGGGTTGGGCAAAGCGCCCGCTGGGAACAGCCGATGTACGCACCGAGAAGGGGACGGCCACGCCGATGAGCGTGTTTCAGCGACTTTCGATGATCTTCAGGTCCAAGGCCAACAAGGCCTTGGACTCGGTCGAGGACCCAAGGGAAACGCTCGACTACTCGTACCAGAAGCAGCTCGAGCTTCTACAGAAGGTGCGGCGCGGTGTGGCCGACGTCGCGACCTCCCGCAAGCGCGTCGAGCTCCAGATCCAGCAGCTGGAGCAGCAGTCCGGCAAGCTGGAGAACCAGAGCCGCGCCGCCCTGACGCAGGGGCGCGAGGACCTCGCCCGCGAGGCCCTGACCCGCCGCTCCGGCCTGTCCCAGCAGATCGAGGACCTGCGCGGGCAGCACGCCAACCTCCAGGGCGAGGAACAGAAGCTCACCATGGCGGCCCAGCGCCTCCAGACCAAGGTGGACGCCTTCCGCACGCGCAAGGAGACCATCAAGGCCAACTACACCGCCGCCCAGGCCCAGACGCAGATCAGCGAGGCCTTCTCGGGCATCTCCGAGGAGATGGGCGACGTCGGCATGGCCGTCCAGCGCGCCGAGGACAAGACCGCCGAGATGCAGGCCCGCGCGGGCGCCGTGGACGAGCTGCTCGCCTCCGGCGCGCTCGACGACGTCACCGGCACCGCCAGGGACGACATCCAGAGCGAGCTGGACCGCATGGCCAGCACCACCGGCGTCGAGGCCGAGCTGGA is drawn from Nocardiopsis dassonvillei subsp. dassonvillei DSM 43111 and contains these coding sequences:
- a CDS encoding DUF3043 domain-containing protein, with amino-acid sequence MTGYPVGVFRRRSASAATDPASAESASPEATESTQPKGYTPKKGVPTPKRRESEPNPRRPLKAPETRKEAYQAYRDRLDRQRGRGTASSAIKGVPKDEARYYRQQDLGEARAFARDFVDSRRSASEFFLPFSILIIALLFINIPMFQIGVAYVLWPLMMVTIIAEGVMVGRTVKRRAAEYFPDDPAVKGIGMYAAMRQLQFRRLRLPKPRLKVREDPTPRRAH
- a CDS encoding PspA/IM30 family protein, translating into MSVFQRLSMIFRSKANKALDSVEDPRETLDYSYQKQLELLQKVRRGVADVATSRKRVELQIQQLEQQSGKLENQSRAALTQGREDLAREALTRRSGLSQQIEDLRGQHANLQGEEQKLTMAAQRLQTKVDAFRTRKETIKANYTAAQAQTQISEAFSGISEEMGDVGMAVQRAEDKTAEMQARAGAVDELLASGALDDVTGTARDDIQSELDRMASTTGVEAELERMKMELGQGSGGSTPQIEGGNGAGNTGGTGNREGA